In candidate division KSB1 bacterium, a single genomic region encodes these proteins:
- a CDS encoding ferredoxin family protein produces the protein MAEAGARRNPPYVEINEEECKGCGLCIEACPVGVLFQQTKLNTMGYHPAGYKGEGCTGCGVCFYACPEPGAIAVYKRGYVPEEVA, from the coding sequence ATGGCCGAGGCCGGCGCGCGAAGGAATCCACCCTACGTGGAGATCAACGAGGAGGAGTGTAAGGGGTGTGGGTTGTGCATTGAGGCGTGTCCGGTTGGGGTTCTCTTCCAGCAGACGAAACTGAATACCATGGGGTACCATCCAGCTGGCTATAAGGGGGAAGGCTGTACCGGGTGCGGGGTGTGCTTCTATGCATGTCCGGAGCCAGGCGCCATCGCCGTCTACAAGCGGGGCTACGTCCCCGAGGAGGTGGCCTGA